From bacterium:
TGGGGATTGATTAAAATAAACGGCGGTGAATATTGTAGTTTTAGGAGGAACAGGTTCAATTGGAAGGTGTTCTCTTCGGGTTATCCAGGCTTTAGGTTTCAAGCTTCTTGGAATATCGGGTGGAAAGAATATTTCCCTCCTTGAAGAAGAAGCAAGGAAGTATTTACCCCCTGTGGTTGCAATTGCTGACGAAAAGAAATTTGATGAGCTTAAAGATAGATTAAGGGATTTGCCCTGTAAGGTTCTGGGTGGACAGGAGGGAATCCTTGAGCTGGCAAGCCTTAAAGGGGCTGACCGGGTGATTATAGCCATATCTGGTGCAGCATCTTTACTTCCAACCCTTTATGCTATAAGAGCTGGGAAAAATGTCTGCCTTGCTTCAAAGGAGGCTTTTGTTTTGGCAGGTGAGATTTTAAAAAATGAGGCGAAGGAAAGGAATGTCTCAATAATTCCCATTGATTCTGAACATTCTGCCATATTCCAATGTATTTCAGGAAAGGAAAAGCCTGAGAGAATAATCCTTACCGCATCGGGTGGCCCATTTCTCAATAGAGAGACCCTGAATGATATTACCCCAGAAGAGGCTTTGGTTCATCCCATATGGATGATGGGAAGGAGGATAAGCATTGATTCTTCTACACTAATGAATAAGGCATTTGAAATAATTGAGGCATCACATTTATTTGACATAGATATTGAAAAAATAGATGTGGTAATACACCCTGAATCCATTGTTCATTCTATGGTTGAGTTCTCTGATGGCTCTATTTTGGCACAAATGTCTGTTCCAGATATGAGCCTTCCCATAGCCTATAGCCTTACATATCCAAAGAGGTTAAAGAGAATGGCGCCTTCTCTTGATCTTTCCAAGATAGGCTCACTTACATTTAAAAAGCCAGATTTGAAAAGGTTTCCATCCATTACATATGGTTATAATGCAAGAAAGATAGGGGGAACAATGCCAGCTGTCTTAAATGCCGCAGATGAGGTTTGTGTAAGTGATTTTTTAGAAAAGAAGATTTCATTTAATGAAATCTTTGAGGGGGTTAAAAAAGCAATGTCTGCTCATAAGCCCAAAAGAAACCCAACCATTGAAGAAATTTTGGAAGCAGATGCCTGGGCAAGAAATTATGTAAAATGTTTACATCAATAATAGGGGCAATCTTTGTTTTATCCTTTTGTATCTTTGTCCATGAGCTTGGACATTTTATTGCTGCAATTATAGCCAAGATAAAGGTAAGAAAATTCTCCATTGGCTTTGGGAAAAAATTGCTTGGCTTTAAGAGGAATGATTGCGAATACCAGATAGCCCTTATCCCATTTGGTGGATATGTTAAGATGGAGGGAGAATCTCCTAATGAAAGAACAGGGAAGGAAGGTGAATTTTATTCAAAACCCATTTCTGCCAGGATATTTGTCGTCCTAAGTGGT
This genomic window contains:
- the dxr gene encoding 1-deoxy-D-xylulose-5-phosphate reductoisomerase → MNIVVLGGTGSIGRCSLRVIQALGFKLLGISGGKNISLLEEEARKYLPPVVAIADEKKFDELKDRLRDLPCKVLGGQEGILELASLKGADRVIIAISGAASLLPTLYAIRAGKNVCLASKEAFVLAGEILKNEAKERNVSIIPIDSEHSAIFQCISGKEKPERIILTASGGPFLNRETLNDITPEEALVHPIWMMGRRISIDSSTLMNKAFEIIEASHLFDIDIEKIDVVIHPESIVHSMVEFSDGSILAQMSVPDMSLPIAYSLTYPKRLKRMAPSLDLSKIGSLTFKKPDLKRFPSITYGYNARKIGGTMPAVLNAADEVCVSDFLEKKISFNEIFEGVKKAMSAHKPKRNPTIEEILEADAWARNYVKCLHQ